One Burkholderia sp. PAMC 26561 genomic window carries:
- a CDS encoding IclR family transcriptional regulator translates to MSSPSRPASSLRLKSRLEPPAFEPADAEDSSDTAGEKSRSGIQSIEVGFRLLDVLTNEPRAMMLRDLAQRAGMSPAKAHRYLVSFLRLGAVSQDPVSGRYELGGFALQMGLARLARVDGVKLARIALTDLRDRLDQTVGIAVWGNHGPTVVHWMESSHPAKASLKLGDVMPLLSSATGLLFAVCLPRSKTQAMLDRELEATRQTMADVEPLLAEIRAHGASRVEGMLLPGIHAFCMPVFDSTGDLALGLIALGHEGSFDTRWGSDIDTALRECAGQLSYELGYKPGER, encoded by the coding sequence ATGTCATCTCCCAGCCGTCCAGCATCGTCCTTAAGGTTGAAATCACGGTTGGAACCACCGGCTTTCGAACCCGCCGACGCGGAAGATTCCTCCGATACCGCCGGGGAAAAGTCGCGTTCCGGCATTCAGTCGATCGAGGTGGGTTTCCGTCTGCTCGACGTGCTAACCAACGAGCCGCGCGCCATGATGCTGCGCGATCTCGCCCAGCGCGCGGGGATGAGTCCGGCGAAAGCACACCGGTATCTGGTGAGTTTTTTGCGGCTCGGCGCGGTATCGCAAGATCCGGTTTCCGGGCGCTACGAGCTTGGCGGCTTCGCGTTGCAGATGGGTCTTGCCCGCCTTGCACGCGTGGATGGCGTGAAGCTCGCGCGTATCGCACTGACGGATTTGCGCGACCGGCTGGACCAGACGGTGGGGATCGCGGTATGGGGCAATCATGGCCCGACAGTCGTGCACTGGATGGAATCGAGCCATCCAGCGAAGGCATCGTTGAAGCTTGGCGATGTCATGCCGCTGTTGTCATCGGCGACGGGTTTGCTGTTTGCCGTGTGCCTGCCGCGCAGCAAGACGCAGGCGATGCTCGATCGCGAACTCGAGGCCACGCGCCAGACCATGGCAGATGTGGAACCCTTGCTCGCCGAGATCCGCGCGCACGGTGCATCGCGCGTCGAGGGCATGTTGCTGCCGGGGATCCATGCTTTCTGCATGCCCGTGTTCGACTCAACCGGCGATCTCGCGCTCGGACTGATTGCGCTAGGTCATGAAGGATCGTTCGATACCCGCTGGGGCAGCGACATCGATACCGCCTTACGCGAATGCGCCGGCCAGCTTTCTTACGAACTCGGGTACAAGCCGGGAGAACGGTAA
- a CDS encoding ABC transporter substrate-binding protein: MHSGGGWGAAFRRLAAASALITVSAAAWAQTPHVKIGLVLSLTGPAASLGIPARDTVALLPKEMGGRPVDYIVLDDASDTTQAVQTTKKLISEDHVDAIIGSSITPNSLAMIDVVADGKTPMISLASSSKIIEPVDAKRHWVFKTPQTDAMMASAIAEHASNHGVKTMAFIGQADALGETFYTEVSKFAQLHKITMVANERFNRTDTSVTGQVLKILAAKPDAVVVGAAGTPAALPPKTLRERGFKGPIYHNHGTGNRDFLRVCGADCNGTFLPTSPVLVASQLPDDHPAKRLALDYIKLYETKYGAGTVSAFGSYAWDAGMLLNRAVPIAMKAGAPGTPEFRSALRDALEATKNFADTNGLVNMTPNDHIGLDQRARVIAEIENGKWVYQPR; encoded by the coding sequence ATGCATTCAGGCGGGGGATGGGGCGCGGCATTCAGGCGGCTGGCGGCAGCAAGCGCATTGATCACGGTTTCGGCGGCTGCGTGGGCGCAGACGCCGCATGTGAAGATTGGGCTGGTTTTATCGCTGACGGGACCGGCCGCGTCGCTCGGCATTCCGGCGCGCGATACCGTCGCGTTGCTGCCGAAGGAAATGGGCGGACGTCCGGTGGATTACATCGTTCTCGACGATGCATCGGACACCACGCAAGCCGTCCAGACCACGAAGAAGCTCATCTCCGAAGATCATGTGGACGCGATCATCGGGTCATCGATCACGCCGAATTCGCTTGCCATGATCGATGTCGTCGCCGATGGCAAGACGCCGATGATCTCGCTCGCGTCGTCATCGAAGATCATCGAGCCCGTCGATGCCAAGCGCCACTGGGTCTTCAAGACGCCGCAAACCGATGCCATGATGGCGTCCGCCATCGCCGAACATGCCAGCAACCATGGCGTCAAGACAATGGCGTTCATCGGGCAGGCCGACGCGCTCGGCGAGACGTTCTACACGGAAGTGTCGAAGTTCGCCCAGCTTCACAAGATCACGATGGTCGCCAACGAGCGCTTCAACCGCACGGACACGAGCGTGACCGGGCAAGTGCTGAAGATCCTCGCGGCGAAGCCCGATGCCGTGGTCGTGGGCGCGGCGGGAACGCCGGCCGCACTGCCGCCAAAGACCTTGCGCGAACGCGGCTTCAAGGGCCCGATTTATCATAACCACGGCACGGGCAACCGCGATTTCCTGCGCGTATGCGGCGCCGATTGCAACGGCACGTTCCTGCCTACAAGCCCGGTGCTGGTCGCGTCGCAGTTGCCCGACGATCATCCGGCCAAACGGCTCGCGCTCGACTACATCAAGCTGTATGAGACGAAGTATGGCGCGGGCACGGTATCGGCGTTCGGTTCGTATGCATGGGACGCGGGCATGTTGCTCAACCGGGCAGTGCCGATTGCGATGAAAGCGGGCGCGCCGGGCACGCCGGAATTCCGAAGCGCGCTGCGCGACGCGCTGGAAGCCACGAAGAATTTTGCGGACACGAACGGGCTGGTCAACATGACGCCGAACGATCATATCGGGCTTGACCAACGGGCGCGCGTGATCGCTGAAATCGAGAACGGCAAGTGGGTTTATCAACCGCGCTAA
- a CDS encoding enoyl-CoA hydratase/isomerase family protein has translation MSDLSLYSQYTSLELRRHEHGVLEIIMNGAGANKSGLATADANTHRELADIWRDIDRDPDTRVALIRGEGKGFSGGGDLHLVEQMASDFDVRARVWREARDLVYNVINCSKPIVSAMHGPAVGAGLVAGLLADISIAAKTARIIDGHTRLGVAAGDHTAIVWPLLCGMAKAKYYLLLCEPVSGEEAERIGLVSLAVDESDLLPKAFEVANRLAQGSQTAIRWTKYALNNWLRSAGPAFDTSLALEFMGFAGPDVQEGIKSLREKRAPDFPGGSPF, from the coding sequence ATGAGCGATCTTTCTCTTTACTCGCAATACACGTCGCTGGAATTGCGCCGGCACGAGCACGGCGTGCTCGAAATCATCATGAACGGCGCGGGCGCAAATAAGAGCGGACTCGCGACGGCCGATGCAAACACGCATCGCGAGCTTGCCGATATCTGGCGTGATATAGATCGTGATCCGGACACGCGCGTGGCGCTGATTCGCGGCGAAGGGAAGGGTTTCTCGGGCGGTGGCGACCTGCATCTGGTCGAACAGATGGCCTCCGATTTCGATGTCCGCGCGCGTGTCTGGCGTGAAGCGCGCGACCTTGTCTACAACGTGATCAACTGCAGCAAGCCGATCGTTTCCGCGATGCACGGCCCGGCTGTCGGCGCGGGTCTGGTGGCGGGGCTGCTCGCGGATATATCGATTGCCGCGAAAACGGCGCGCATCATCGACGGTCATACGCGGCTCGGCGTCGCCGCCGGCGATCACACGGCGATCGTGTGGCCGTTGTTGTGCGGCATGGCGAAGGCGAAGTATTACCTGCTGTTGTGCGAACCGGTGAGCGGCGAAGAGGCGGAGCGGATCGGGCTGGTATCGCTGGCAGTGGATGAAAGCGACTTGCTGCCAAAAGCGTTCGAAGTCGCGAATCGTCTGGCTCAAGGCTCGCAAACGGCCATCCGCTGGACCAAGTATGCGTTGAACAACTGGCTGCGATCGGCGGGTCCCGCCTTCGATACGTCCCTCGCGCTCGAATTCATGGGTTTCGCCGGGCCCGACGTGCAGGAAGGCATCAAGTCGCTGCGCGAGAAGCGCGCGCCGGATTTTCCGGGCGGCTCGCCTTTTTGA
- a CDS encoding DUF3108 domain-containing protein, whose amino-acid sequence MPFSLLRRRRTVSGASSDESSAAPSFRWTLWLAVLLAVLALHWAAGRWVDRSRNVSNPAPAEHVPVQVELLTPKPVAQAPALPAQPPKPAPKPAPQPAQPTHAITTAQQTAEAAQAAQAAQAQQSAQAAQAAQAAAKAASNTAAAQAASAAAAKPAASGDKFDVPPTGDLRYDTLINGVMNQTGTIHWINLAQHYEMVVSIPLPFVGPFVYSSKGHIDGFGIAPEQYSEQRGRRAADITVFDRSTKQLVYTRTPNSQPLVDGAQDRFSVVMQLASLVRGSPDTYKPGVVRQFSVADNDSNELWPIETVGDENVQARDGNVQARHFTRLARRDNDRRRLDIWLAPSIGWLPVRIVQTEPNGLQIELLWRGKLQPPSSTPGAGTADATPDATPGAPEPDKP is encoded by the coding sequence ATGCCGTTCTCTTTGCTTCGCCGCCGTCGCACTGTATCCGGCGCCTCGTCCGATGAGTCATCCGCCGCTCCATCCTTCCGATGGACCTTGTGGCTTGCCGTGCTGCTTGCAGTTCTGGCCCTGCATTGGGCTGCGGGACGCTGGGTGGACAGGAGCCGGAATGTATCGAATCCCGCGCCCGCCGAGCATGTCCCGGTGCAAGTGGAGTTGCTGACGCCCAAGCCCGTTGCGCAGGCACCGGCGCTTCCTGCGCAGCCGCCGAAGCCGGCACCGAAGCCAGCACCGCAACCGGCCCAGCCGACGCACGCCATCACGACAGCACAACAAACTGCTGAAGCCGCACAAGCAGCGCAAGCCGCTCAGGCCCAACAATCAGCTCAAGCCGCACAAGCGGCCCAGGCCGCCGCAAAAGCCGCCAGCAATACAGCAGCCGCGCAAGCGGCATCGGCCGCGGCTGCAAAACCAGCCGCTTCCGGCGATAAATTCGACGTCCCGCCCACCGGCGACCTCCGCTACGACACGTTGATCAACGGCGTCATGAACCAGACCGGCACGATCCACTGGATCAATTTGGCGCAACACTACGAGATGGTCGTATCGATTCCATTGCCGTTCGTCGGACCGTTCGTGTATTCGAGCAAGGGTCATATCGACGGCTTCGGCATCGCACCCGAGCAATACTCGGAACAACGCGGCCGCCGGGCCGCCGACATCACCGTCTTCGATCGCAGCACGAAACAACTCGTCTACACGCGCACGCCGAACAGCCAGCCGCTTGTCGACGGCGCGCAGGATCGTTTCAGCGTCGTGATGCAACTTGCGAGCCTGGTACGCGGCTCACCCGATACCTACAAACCCGGCGTCGTGCGCCAGTTCAGCGTCGCGGACAACGACAGCAACGAGCTCTGGCCGATAGAAACCGTCGGCGACGAAAACGTGCAAGCCCGCGACGGCAACGTACAGGCGCGTCATTTCACGCGTCTCGCAAGACGCGACAACGACCGTCGCCGTCTCGACATCTGGCTTGCGCCATCGATTGGATGGCTGCCGGTTCGTATCGTGCAAACCGAGCCCAACGGCTTGCAGATCGAACTGCTTTGGCGCGGCAAGCTTCAGCCGCCTTCGTCCACGCCGGGTGCGGGCACGGCGGATGCGACTCCTGATGCAACACCCGGCGCGCCCGAGCCCGACAAGCCCTGA
- a CDS encoding NAD(P)/FAD-dependent oxidoreductase: MKVAVIGAGISGLSCAYRLAKSQAGIDVTLFEANGYFGGHTNTVDVTLDGVTHGVDTGFLVFNHRTYPNLVKLFQELDVPTTATDMSFSVAVTDKHLEWAGSDLNTVFTQRRNLLRPAFLRMLADILRFNRTTTAMALAGKDVELAEPVSRFIEREKYSVAFRDWYLLPMIGAIWSCSTTQMMAFPIGTLIRFCHNHGLLQVNDRPQWHTVNGGAREYVRRMLPAIGDAHAGLPVTSVKRGAFGVEVESTRGIEHFDHVVLACHSDQALALLADPSNDETVTLGAIGYAPNRAVLHTDASLLPAERAWSAWNYESRTGELGAEPQLCVHYLINKLQPLPFKTPVIVSLNPVREPRPETVLREFAYSHPVFDQAAVQAQRVMPSIQGARNTWFAGAWTGYGFHEDGLKSGLDAAARLTAIALNRDEPALAA; this comes from the coding sequence ATGAAGGTTGCGGTAATCGGAGCGGGGATTTCGGGGTTGTCGTGCGCATACCGGCTGGCAAAGTCCCAGGCGGGTATCGACGTCACCCTGTTTGAAGCCAACGGGTATTTCGGCGGCCATACGAACACGGTGGACGTAACGCTGGACGGCGTGACGCATGGGGTGGACACGGGCTTCCTGGTGTTCAACCACCGCACCTATCCGAATCTCGTGAAGCTGTTCCAGGAACTCGACGTCCCGACGACCGCAACCGACATGTCGTTCTCCGTCGCGGTAACGGATAAACATCTGGAATGGGCCGGCAGCGACCTGAACACAGTCTTTACGCAGCGCCGCAACCTGCTGCGCCCCGCATTCCTGCGCATGCTCGCCGATATCCTGCGCTTCAACCGCACGACGACCGCCATGGCGCTCGCCGGCAAGGACGTTGAACTCGCCGAGCCGGTAAGCCGCTTTATCGAACGTGAGAAGTATTCGGTTGCGTTTCGCGACTGGTATCTGCTGCCGATGATCGGCGCGATCTGGTCATGCTCGACCACGCAGATGATGGCGTTTCCGATCGGCACGCTGATCCGCTTCTGTCATAACCACGGCCTGCTGCAAGTCAACGACCGGCCGCAATGGCACACGGTCAACGGCGGCGCACGGGAATACGTGCGGCGGATGTTGCCCGCCATCGGCGATGCCCATGCCGGGCTGCCAGTGACATCGGTGAAACGCGGGGCGTTTGGCGTGGAAGTCGAAAGCACGCGGGGTATCGAACACTTCGATCACGTCGTGCTCGCATGCCACAGCGATCAGGCGCTCGCGCTATTAGCCGACCCATCGAACGATGAAACCGTGACCCTCGGCGCAATCGGCTATGCGCCGAATCGCGCGGTGTTGCATACGGATGCGTCGCTGTTGCCGGCCGAGCGCGCGTGGTCGGCATGGAACTACGAAAGCCGTACCGGCGAACTCGGCGCCGAACCGCAGTTGTGCGTGCATTACCTCATCAACAAGCTGCAGCCGTTGCCGTTCAAAACTCCGGTGATCGTTTCGCTGAATCCGGTTCGTGAGCCGCGTCCCGAAACCGTGCTGCGCGAGTTCGCGTACAGCCATCCCGTGTTCGATCAAGCGGCGGTCCAGGCCCAACGCGTCATGCCATCCATACAAGGCGCGCGCAACACCTGGTTCGCCGGCGCATGGACGGGTTACGGCTTCCACGAGGACGGCCTGAAATCCGGGTTGGATGCGGCGGCCAGATTGACAGCCATCGCGTTGAATCGCGATGAACCGGCGCTTGCAGCATGA
- a CDS encoding MerR family transcriptional regulator: MATQLDGVGVGIGIGAIAHEIGLTKDTLRVWERRYGFPQPLRSTGGERLYPQEQVTKLRLVKRLLDAGHRPSKVLPQSIALLQQLAEDSGVGQDAPDVELDKMVELLRSGRYDDFRFELLKRATREGLAHFVLDVAAPLSARIGNAWAAGTLQVYHEHLFSEAMQVTLRSLMRPLSEALRGRGAHPRVLLTTLPGEGHGLGILMAEAMFALAGCECIALGVQTPPQDIIDAIPAHEVDVLALSFSASVPVQSVVNGLTDLRQALPAKVAIWVGGSSPALRRKLPDGILTVNGLAPIEEAVAEWRQNAML, translated from the coding sequence ATGGCGACGCAGTTGGACGGCGTTGGCGTAGGTATCGGCATTGGTGCGATCGCGCACGAGATCGGACTGACCAAGGACACCTTGCGTGTCTGGGAGCGGCGTTATGGATTTCCGCAACCGTTGCGCTCAACGGGCGGCGAGCGGCTGTATCCGCAGGAGCAGGTGACCAAGCTGAGGCTCGTCAAGCGTTTGCTCGATGCGGGTCATCGGCCGAGCAAGGTATTGCCCCAATCCATCGCGCTGTTGCAGCAACTCGCCGAAGATTCGGGCGTGGGGCAGGACGCGCCGGATGTGGAGCTGGACAAGATGGTGGAGCTGCTGCGCTCCGGCCGATACGACGACTTTCGTTTCGAGCTGCTCAAGCGCGCCACGCGAGAGGGCCTTGCGCATTTCGTGCTGGACGTGGCGGCGCCGCTGTCGGCGCGCATCGGCAACGCATGGGCCGCCGGGACGTTGCAGGTCTATCATGAGCACCTTTTCAGCGAAGCAATGCAGGTCACGCTGCGCTCGCTCATGCGTCCATTGTCCGAAGCGTTGCGTGGCCGCGGCGCGCATCCGCGCGTGTTGCTCACGACGCTGCCCGGCGAGGGTCATGGCCTGGGCATCCTGATGGCCGAGGCCATGTTTGCGCTCGCCGGGTGCGAATGCATTGCGCTGGGCGTACAAACACCGCCGCAAGACATCATCGATGCAATCCCCGCGCACGAGGTCGATGTCCTCGCGTTGTCCTTCTCGGCGTCCGTCCCGGTGCAGTCCGTGGTGAACGGACTCACGGATCTGCGCCAGGCGCTGCCGGCGAAAGTCGCAATCTGGGTTGGCGGGAGCAGTCCTGCGTTGCGACGCAAGTTGCCGGACGGCATTCTCACTGTGAACGGGCTTGCGCCGATTGAAGAGGCCGTCGCCGAGTGGCGTCAGAACGCCATGCTATGA
- a CDS encoding DUF1365 domain-containing protein, which translates to MKAPVFNSPDLLLVGPVRHKRLRPARNAFAYGVYTLRLPLRARAARLAQGTLQDSRMFAYNRFGLLSFHDSDHGVPGQTALQWIESMLHDNGIQDADGEIYLQAFPRVLGYVFNPVSFWFCERGDGSLRAVVCEVNNTFGERHCYLLDPGGGILNGTPLTARKVFHVSPFCKVEGRYTFRFMFAPPKHGKPMRSLARIDYEDDEGPLLLTSIAGTARALDSANVLRVFFGYPLMTFGVVAKIHWQALKLFIKRVPFLSKPNPPSANVSHERAELPTR; encoded by the coding sequence ATGAAAGCGCCCGTTTTCAATTCACCTGACCTGCTGCTCGTCGGCCCCGTGCGCCATAAGCGCCTGCGCCCGGCACGCAACGCCTTTGCCTACGGCGTCTACACGTTGCGCCTGCCGCTGCGCGCCCGCGCTGCGCGGCTCGCCCAAGGCACGCTGCAAGACTCGCGCATGTTCGCGTACAACCGCTTCGGCTTGCTGAGCTTTCACGACAGTGACCACGGCGTACCCGGACAAACGGCGCTGCAGTGGATCGAATCGATGCTGCATGACAACGGCATCCAGGATGCCGACGGCGAGATCTACCTCCAGGCTTTCCCGCGCGTGCTCGGCTACGTGTTCAATCCCGTGAGCTTCTGGTTTTGCGAACGTGGAGATGGATCGTTGCGCGCCGTCGTCTGCGAAGTGAACAACACGTTCGGCGAGCGCCATTGCTATTTGCTCGACCCCGGCGGCGGCATTCTGAACGGCACACCGCTCACCGCGCGCAAGGTCTTCCACGTCTCGCCGTTCTGCAAGGTCGAGGGCCGCTACACGTTCCGCTTCATGTTCGCGCCGCCGAAACACGGCAAGCCGATGCGCTCGCTCGCGCGCATCGACTATGAAGACGACGAGGGTCCCCTTCTGCTGACCAGCATTGCGGGCACAGCGCGTGCGCTTGACTCAGCCAACGTGCTGCGTGTGTTCTTCGGTTATCCGCTGATGACATTTGGCGTCGTCGCGAAAATTCACTGGCAGGCGCTGAAGCTGTTCATCAAACGCGTGCCGTTCCTGAGCAAACCCAATCCGCCGTCCGCGAATGTTTCGCACGAGCGGGCCGAACTGCCGACCAGGTGA
- a CDS encoding SAM-dependent methyltransferase, translated as MSTQPSSPSSLRSPAASWFIRPLLRTHRALYKPAAARVVLRLLGQLQYGVLDVHLPDGTTRRYGQPADEPAAANAPHARVVLTNWNVCAAALKSGDIGFAETYLAGDWHTDDLAALLDIMVRNRTTIEAVIYGSWFGKLTNRLRHLRNANTKEGSRRNIHAHYDLGNAFYKLWLDSTMTYSSALFDGTPDQTLADAQRAKYRRLLNELQLDGVDLNVLEIGCGWGGFAELAASEAKARVTGLTLSTEQLAYAQQRMTDAGLGDRSDLRLQDYRDTHGQFDAIASIEMFEAVGEEYWPSYFECIKRNLKRGGRACVQTITIDNALFDRYRTSTDFIQQYIFPGGMLPSPAVFMQAAERHGLKVVNQLSFGQDYARTLKLWRNAFVARLDEIRAQRFDERFIRLWDFYLCYCEAAFAHSNTDVIQFTLEHA; from the coding sequence ATGTCGACTCAGCCCTCCTCTCCTTCATCGCTTCGAAGTCCCGCGGCGTCCTGGTTCATCCGGCCGCTCTTGCGCACGCACCGCGCGTTGTACAAACCGGCGGCTGCGCGCGTGGTGCTCAGGTTGCTGGGCCAGTTGCAATACGGCGTTCTTGATGTCCACCTGCCGGACGGCACCACGCGCCGCTACGGCCAGCCCGCCGATGAACCCGCAGCCGCGAACGCACCGCACGCCCGCGTCGTGCTGACGAACTGGAATGTGTGCGCGGCGGCGCTGAAGAGTGGCGATATCGGCTTTGCTGAGACTTACCTCGCCGGCGACTGGCATACGGACGACCTCGCCGCACTGCTCGACATCATGGTGCGCAATCGCACGACCATTGAAGCGGTGATCTACGGCTCGTGGTTCGGCAAGCTGACGAACCGCCTGCGCCATTTGCGCAACGCGAACACGAAGGAAGGCAGCCGGCGCAACATTCACGCGCATTACGACCTCGGCAACGCGTTCTACAAGCTCTGGCTCGACAGCACGATGACCTATTCGAGCGCGCTCTTCGACGGCACGCCCGACCAGACCCTCGCCGATGCACAACGCGCGAAGTACCGGCGCCTGCTGAACGAGTTGCAGCTCGACGGCGTCGATTTGAACGTATTGGAAATTGGCTGCGGGTGGGGTGGGTTCGCCGAACTCGCGGCGAGCGAAGCGAAAGCGCGCGTCACCGGTCTCACGTTGTCCACCGAACAGCTTGCGTACGCGCAGCAGCGCATGACGGACGCGGGTCTCGGCGATCGTTCGGACTTGCGCCTGCAGGACTACCGCGATACCCACGGCCAGTTCGATGCCATTGCGTCCATCGAAATGTTCGAAGCCGTGGGTGAGGAATACTGGCCGAGCTACTTCGAGTGCATCAAGCGCAACCTCAAGCGCGGCGGACGTGCATGCGTGCAGACCATCACCATCGATAACGCCCTGTTCGACCGTTACCGCACGAGCACCGACTTCATCCAGCAATATATTTTTCCAGGCGGCATGCTGCCCTCACCGGCTGTCTTCATGCAGGCTGCCGAACGCCACGGGCTGAAAGTGGTCAATCAGCTCTCGTTTGGCCAGGACTATGCACGCACGCTCAAGCTGTGGCGTAATGCGTTTGTGGCGCGCCTCGACGAAATCCGCGCGCAACGCTTCGACGAACGTTTCATCCGCTTGTGGGACTTTTACCTATGTTATTGCGAGGCCGCTTTCGCGCACTCGAACACCGACGTGATCCAGTTCACGCTGGAACACGCCTGA
- a CDS encoding fumarylacetoacetate hydrolase family protein, which produces MKLATLKDGTRDGQLVVVSRDLRTAAIADAIAPTLQRALDDWNFYAPQLLDLSDALNLGRARHSFTFDAKACMAPLPRAFQWADGSAYVNHVELVRRARKAEMPPEFWTDPLMYQGGADDLLGPADDIVCASEAYGIDFEAEVAVITTDVPMTTTPAEALRHVRLLMLVNDVSLRNLIPAELGKGFGFFQSKPATAFSPVAVTPDELGDAWSEGRVHRPMIVHWNNKKVGQPDCGTDMVFDFGQLIAHAAKTRNVRAGSIVGSGTISNKDAKRGYACIAEKRCLETIEHGAPATEFMKFGDSVKIEMFDDAGKSIFGAIDQSVVALHEQNAIQ; this is translated from the coding sequence ATGAAACTTGCCACGCTGAAGGACGGGACGCGCGACGGCCAACTGGTCGTCGTATCACGTGATTTGCGCACGGCCGCCATTGCGGACGCGATCGCGCCGACGCTGCAACGCGCGCTGGACGACTGGAATTTCTACGCGCCGCAATTGCTCGATTTGTCGGACGCACTCAATCTGGGCCGTGCCCGCCATTCATTCACGTTCGATGCCAAAGCGTGCATGGCGCCGCTGCCGCGCGCATTCCAGTGGGCCGACGGCTCGGCCTATGTGAACCACGTCGAACTCGTCAGGCGCGCCCGCAAGGCAGAAATGCCGCCCGAGTTCTGGACCGACCCGCTCATGTACCAGGGCGGCGCGGATGATCTGCTTGGACCTGCGGATGACATCGTGTGTGCGTCGGAGGCATATGGGATCGACTTCGAAGCCGAGGTCGCCGTGATCACCACCGACGTTCCGATGACCACCACACCCGCCGAAGCGCTCAGGCACGTACGCTTGCTGATGCTCGTCAACGATGTCTCGTTGCGCAACCTGATCCCGGCTGAACTGGGCAAGGGCTTCGGTTTCTTCCAGAGCAAACCCGCGACCGCGTTCTCGCCGGTTGCCGTCACGCCCGACGAACTCGGCGATGCCTGGAGTGAAGGCCGCGTCCACAGACCGATGATCGTTCACTGGAACAACAAGAAAGTCGGCCAGCCCGATTGCGGCACGGACATGGTGTTCGACTTCGGCCAGTTGATTGCGCACGCGGCGAAGACGCGCAACGTGCGGGCGGGATCGATTGTCGGTTCGGGCACGATCTCGAACAAGGACGCAAAGCGCGGCTATGCGTGCATTGCGGAGAAGCGGTGCCTGGAAACCATCGAGCACGGCGCGCCCGCGACCGAGTTCATGAAGTTCGGCGACAGCGTCAAGATCGAAATGTTCGATGACGCCGGCAAGTCGATCTTCGGCGCGATCGATCAGTCGGTGGTTGCCCTGCACGAGCAAAACGCCATCCAGTAA
- a CDS encoding PhaM family polyhydroxyalkanoate granule multifunctional regulatory protein codes for MTDTPGGTPPFGSFPGMSGFPQGDMMEKMWDMMKMNPFAAAVSSSGSPSLSMMSDMLAPLTNVEELDKRIKDMRAVEQWLKLNLNMLQSAIQALEVQRATLATLRAFGAFAQSSVDSARNSAAASSSASAGAWPAPPLREEQPSPEAEAPSEASANDASFDPTGWWNMLQSQFNNLATLAMAQQPAASDSANEDVEPPKAAAPKAPGKSAAKKATAAKPAAKKKPL; via the coding sequence ATGACCGATACACCCGGCGGTACACCGCCCTTCGGAAGTTTTCCCGGCATGTCCGGTTTTCCTCAGGGCGACATGATGGAAAAAATGTGGGACATGATGAAGATGAATCCGTTTGCGGCGGCGGTATCGTCGAGCGGATCGCCTTCGCTCTCCATGATGTCGGACATGCTTGCTCCGCTCACGAACGTCGAGGAACTCGACAAACGCATCAAGGACATGCGCGCCGTCGAGCAATGGCTCAAGCTCAACCTGAACATGCTGCAATCGGCGATTCAGGCGCTGGAAGTGCAGCGCGCGACGCTCGCGACGCTGCGAGCATTCGGCGCGTTCGCGCAGTCGTCGGTGGACAGCGCGAGAAACTCGGCTGCGGCGTCTTCGTCGGCGTCTGCCGGGGCCTGGCCTGCGCCACCTCTAAGGGAAGAACAGCCCTCGCCGGAAGCGGAAGCGCCGAGCGAAGCCAGCGCGAACGACGCTTCATTCGATCCCACCGGCTGGTGGAACATGCTCCAGTCGCAGTTCAACAACCTGGCGACGCTCGCGATGGCGCAGCAACCGGCTGCATCGGATTCGGCGAATGAGGACGTCGAACCGCCGAAAGCCGCCGCGCCCAAAGCGCCGGGAAAATCCGCTGCCAAGAAAGCAACCGCAGCCAAGCCGGCGGCGAAAAAAAAGCCGCTGTGA
- a CDS encoding chalcone isomerase family protein codes for MAAALMLLVLPLQAFAFDAAPLVRQTIPQARVQGEGELRMYGFHIYDARLYVGPTGLSSKELTARPFALDIEYARPFKGASIAKRGREEMDDLKLASKSQTREWQQELEKIFPDVQPGDHVVGVFVPERGTTFYADDKVIGTIPGDDFARAFFSIWFDPRTSAPGLRNQLLANGAAQ; via the coding sequence ATGGCTGCGGCGCTGATGCTGCTGGTCTTGCCGCTGCAGGCGTTTGCCTTCGATGCCGCGCCGCTCGTGCGTCAGACGATTCCGCAAGCGCGCGTTCAGGGCGAGGGCGAACTGCGCATGTACGGCTTTCATATCTACGATGCCAGGCTTTACGTCGGCCCAACAGGTCTGTCGAGCAAGGAACTGACGGCGCGGCCGTTCGCGCTCGACATCGAATATGCGCGGCCATTCAAAGGCGCGTCTATTGCAAAACGGGGCCGCGAAGAGATGGACGACCTGAAACTCGCGAGCAAGTCGCAGACGCGGGAATGGCAGCAGGAACTGGAAAAGATTTTTCCGGACGTACAGCCTGGCGACCATGTTGTCGGCGTGTTCGTGCCCGAGCGCGGCACGACTTTTTATGCAGACGACAAGGTCATCGGCACGATTCCCGGCGATGACTTCGCCCGCGCGTTTTTCTCGATCTGGTTCGATCCGCGGACATCGGCGCCGGGGTTGCGCAATCAGTTGCTGGCAAATGGGGCGGCGCAGTAA